A genomic region of Rhipicephalus sanguineus isolate Rsan-2018 chromosome 1, BIME_Rsan_1.4, whole genome shotgun sequence contains the following coding sequences:
- the LOC119391987 gene encoding 60S ribosomal protein L35 codes for MAKVKARELRGKKKEELVKQLEDLKQELAALRVAKVTGGAASKLSKIRVVRKSIARVLTVIHQTQKEHLRKFYRGKKYKPRDLRPKLTRAKRRELTPHEKSLRTRKQARKMAAYPPRKFALKL; via the exons ATG GCGAAGGTGAAAGCTCGTGAGTTGCGGGGTAAGAAGAAGGAGGAGCTGGTGAAGCAGCTCGAGGACCTCAAGCAAGAACTGGCCGCGCTGCGAGTCGCCAAAGTGACCGGTGGAGCTGCCTCCAAGCTGTCCAAGAT CCGGGTGGTGCGCAAGTCCATCGCACGAGTGCTGACTGTCATTCATCAGACACAGAAGGAGCATCTGCGGAAGTTCTACCGTGGCAAGAAGTACAAGCCCAGGGACCTGCGGCCAAAGCTGACCCGTGCCAAGCGCCGTGAGCTCACTCCCCACGAGAAGAGCTTGCGCACACGGAAGCAGGCCCGCAAGATGGCTGCCTACCCTCCTCGCAAGTTTGCTCTTAAGCTCTGA